From Phycodurus eques isolate BA_2022a chromosome 1, UOR_Pequ_1.1, whole genome shotgun sequence, one genomic window encodes:
- the sp5l gene encoding LOW QUALITY PROTEIN: sp5 transcription factor-like (The sequence of the model RefSeq protein was modified relative to this genomic sequence to represent the inferred CDS: deleted 1 base in 1 codon), producing the protein MAALTIQRTDNFLHTFLQDRTPSSSPEGPPNALSFLATTCSQAWQVGSTTASEGSQFPYEGTVSSASGMFQLWSNDMAPSTALSTHQMTFTVPKVQFPGHVQSGLGHHHHHHPHHHHHHHHHELPLTPPAEPVSSYSFELSPVKVLSSQPQANGSYYPQHSSVGQNFPSFLQNSSARHHLPGGHGEEGQQWWSLPQTNATPSNHPFALGRQLVLGHQPQIAALLQGTSKGLLSSTRRCRRCKCPNCQASGGGLEFGKKRLHICHIPECGKVYKKTSHLKAHLRWHAGERPFICNWLFCGKSFTRSDELQRHLRTHTGEKRFGCQQCGKRFMRSDHLSKHVKTHQTRKSRSGQPSQGSDTLLTSIKRE; encoded by the exons ATGGCTGCGCTCACCATACAAAGGACTGACAACTTTTTGCACACCTTTTTACAG GACCGCACGCCCAGCTCCTCTCCGGAGGGACCCCCCAACGCCCTGTCCTTCCTGGCCACCACCTGTAGCCAAGCCTGGCAGGTGGGCAGCACCACGGCCTCCGAGGGCTCCCAGTTCCCCTACGAGGGCACCGTCAGCTCCGCATCTGGGATGTTCCAGCTCTGGAGCAACGACATGGCGCCCAGCACGGCTCTCAGCACACACCAAATGACCTTCACCGTGCCCAAAGTGCAGTTTCCTGGACACGTGCAGTCTGGCCTGGggcaccaccaccatcatcacccccaccaccaccatcatcatcaccaccacgAGCTTCCTCTCACCCCTCCGGCTGAGCCCGTGTCGTCGTACTCGTTCGAACTCTCCCCTGTAAAAGTGCTGTCCTCGCAGCCGCAGGCCAACGGGTCCTACTACCCACAACACAGCAGTGTGGGACAAAACTTCCCCAGCTTCCTCCAGAACTCTTCAGCAAGGCATCACCTGCCTGGAGGCCACGGGGAGGAAGGGCAGCAGTGGTGGAGCCTTCCCCAAACCAACGCAACACCCTCCAACCATCCCTTCGCCCTGGGCAGACAGCTGGTTTTGGGCCACCAGCCGCAGATAGCCGCTCTCCTCCAGGGGACCTCCAAGGGCCTGTTGAGCTCCACGCGCCGCTGCAGGCGCTGCAAGTGCCCCAACTGCCAAGCCAGCGGCGGAGGATTGGAGTTTGGCAAAAAGAGACTGCACATCTGCCACATCCCGGAGTGTGGC AAAGTGTACAAGAAGACCTCGCACCTGAAGGCCCACCTGCGCTGGCACGCCGGCGAGAGGCCCTTCATCTGTAACTGGCTCTTTTGCGGCAAAAGCTTCACGCGGTCGGATGAGCTGCAGAGGCACCTGCGCACACACACCGGGGAGAAACGGTTCGGGTGCCAGCAGTGCGGCAAGAGGTTCATGAGGAGTGACCACCTCTCCAAACACGTCAAGACCCACCAGACCAGGAAGAGCAGGTCTGGGCAGCCGTCACAGGGCTCAGACACTCTGCTCACCAGCATCAAGAGAGAGTAA